Within Spinacia oleracea cultivar Varoflay chromosome 4, BTI_SOV_V1, whole genome shotgun sequence, the genomic segment tttaataaaaatcatCTCTCTTTAAAATCACTACTAATATATAAAAGGTAACCCGATTAGTTGAACCAAAACAAAAGTTTAGTTCCTATTTATCACCTTTATTTCTCAAAAGTCTCAAGATTTATTCGAAATAAACTATGATAATCTACGTGTACACTAACGCAAAACCTAGTGTTATAACGAAAACAAGAAAGATATAAATAACGTAAATAAAGAACATATAAATTTTACAGGGTTCATTAACAATGTGTTAGTTACGTCCACGGGCAGAGGAGATGAATGTTTTTTTGATCTTGATGAATACAAATTACAGAACAAAATtaggttatgacctagagaATTGATATTATATACTTTCTAGACAGATGctgaaaaactcaaaaaataaGCCCCAAAACAGATAACCTTAGTGTAGAATAACCGGTACAGTAAAGAGCTTGACCGGTTGGGTAGTTTGCTCGTCGCAGTAAGGAGCTTGACCGATTTAGGCACATTCTAACACCTAGCTTCCTAACAATAAAACTATTAGACATACTTCCTAGCGGCAATTGAGCTTTACATGCATATATGGGATACGGTTTTATGTATGGTACAATGGATTGTATAATAAAGTTTCCATAGACTATTAGACATATATCATATTTATAGAATTAAACATGACAACAACAACGACAACTCTTTTCCTGCGACCTTAAAGTTCTTGAGCCGAGCCTATGTGTCTTGAGTCTAAACAGACGTGGTCCATATCAAGCCCACTTGTTTCATGTCAGATCAAGTCGTGTCAGAAATTTAAAAAAGGAGACCTAGACACGGTCCAAACCCATATTTCCTCGTGTCGGGCCAAAGGCTAATCTTAGTTAATTTAAAGTGCTTTATCGTGTCGGGTCGTGTCATTCCTAGTTTGTCGTTCTTTTGCAAAACAAGGGCCCAGTCAGATCACGACTTCATTCTCCTTACAAACCGCGTTTTTTCCGTGTCCATGTCGTGTTgtgtttttttctttctctaaCCATGTCGGGCATTGGGCCGGACCCAACCCGGCCCGACCCGTGCCATCTCTAGTGACGGAGTCATTCAGTTATAATTCCCATTTCCCCTCCTCCTCCCCCCTCAACACATTCTTCCATGAATGTCCCACAACTCACTTTCCATGTGATTGCTTCAACATTTTTACTAATCAAGCTTCccccctttttctctctcctcttattCCACTGCTTCTGCATCATTCCCAAGTCCCCTGTTTTCACATTTATTTCAATCCCAATTAATGCACAACATTGCCATAAAtgcccttttttccaaaaattaattcATAACATTTATTAATTTATCGGGGGTTACAATTCTTATAACCCATTTTCGTTAAACTCATTTTAATTCCCAGAATTTTCAGCAAAAAAATTTCACAGAAATGAAGAATGTTATGAGTGTGAGGAAAACTGTAAACAGGGGATCTCTGTTTTTGTATGTGGCAATAACAATCGGGTTTTGTTTTGCCACTTATTGTGCATTATTATTGAGTGCTCATGATCGGGCCCGGGTTGACCCGGTTATTAAGATGCCCGAGGAACGGAAACGGGCCGGGTTCCAAAACCCGAAGAAGTTGTTCCATGTAGCAGTAACGGCTACTGATACACCATATAGCAAATGGCAATGTAGAATAATGTACTATTGGTACAAGAAGGTTAAGGATTTGCCCGGGTCCGGTATGGGTGGGTTTACTCGGGTTTTGCATTCGGGCCGGGCCGATAATTTGATGGAGGAAATCCCTTCTTTTGTGGTGGATCCTTTACCCGATGGAATTGACCGGGTGAGTTATTATTATTTGTGTTTGAATCAAGTGTTTTGATTAGTTGATTTAACATGAATTGGTTTTTTGGTCATTTcactttatatttttttagatGCAAACATATATTCTGTAGTCTGTTGTAGGGGAAATGATTTTGGCACATCCACTGTGACACATAGTTTTCCGTGATTTAAAGTGTGCCAAAATCAATTTCTCCTTAATGCAAGGTCACTTATCATTGCATATTTGTGTGAGGATCCGCTCGAGTTACATGAAAAATAGAGAGATCGATAATTTTAAAGATAAGAAATTAATACTCTCAAAACTTTGTTATAATTCTCCATTAACTAGACTGTCCACAAAAGGCTTCCATTCCATGGTAGACTATTGAtcgattttaaaaaaattagtggTACAATATTGATTTTAGGTAGTAGGTCTAAATAATTAGCTACTTGTTGTATTTAATTGAATATTTCCTTGTCATTTGTCAAAGTCTTGAGTCTTGATGACACAAGCTCTAGTCAATTATTTGATTTCttaataattttatatttcatttaacatatttttatgtaatccaaagtccaaaccatAAAACATGTTTACTTGTTCTAAATGGACCCTATTACCCCGCTTGTTACGGGAACCTGACTTGTTGTGaaatgattttttatttatttattagggATATGTTGTGCTAAATAGACCTTGGGCATTTGTGCAATGGTTGGAAAGAGCAACAATTGAGGAAGAGTGAGTGAATGCATAACTTTGAAATTCTCCATCCTCTTCTATACTCCCTTTGTTCGGAAAAGTTGTCACGTACATTTCCTTAAAAAGTAACGGTGTGGATTGAATTTTCTTATTACACGCCTTTTAATTGAGATAATAATGTGACAACTAATTCGTGATGAAGAGAGTATAATTTTCTTTGCTTTCTTAATTGTTTTGTGACAAGTGACATTTTATCAATCTTGGTGTAGATATGTGTTGATGGGTGAACCGGACCATATATTCCTAAAACCCTTACCAAACTTAGCATACGGTAAATACCCGGCCGCATATCCATTTTTCTATATCCAACCCGCCCAAAATGAGAAGATCATAAGGAAGTTTTATCCGAAAGGCTCAATATCGAATGTGGATCCAATCGGAAATTCCCCTGTCATAATCACAAAGGTACATTATTAGCTATTAATTTTCTCCCTTACATACTTTGTTATTTGGACGTTTCATTTTATTTCAAGTACCCGAGTCCGATTAACATTGATTACAGACGTAAAATTTGTCGAGGATAACATAGAATATCTTAAAAATGAAAATACTTCGTATCTTTATATGCATGAAATGCACCACTATGTAGAACATAAGATATATTACCTGCACATCATAGGTTTTCCCAAGTCTTATAATCTTTTATGACATATATATCGTATAGCTAAgatataacataactctatcaCATATGATATACAGTCTCAACTGAAGAAAATCGCGCCTACTTGGTTGAATATATCCTTGCAAATAAAGAATGATCCAGAAGCAGACCGCACCTTTGGCTGGGTGCAAGAAATGTGAGTAAGACCCTGTTATATTCACCTCATTTCcccttatttcaggaaaaataagtctGTAATGCTAATAACGTGCCCGTGTGATGAAGGTACGCGTACGCCATAGCTTCAGCATTACATGGTGTGAAGCATATTCTTCACAAAAATTTCATGGTTCAACCTCCATGGGACTTGGATATTGGTAGTAAAACTTACATCATACATTTTACCTATGGTTGTGATTATACCATGAAGGGAAACCTTACTTATGGAAAGATTGGTGAATGGCGTTTTGACAAGAGATTGTATCTTAATGGCCCTCCACCGAAAAATCTTACACTGCCTCCTCCTGGAGTTCCTGAGACTGTGGTATGTCACTACGCTCTGTTCTTTTCACatggtctggtctgatttttctGACTTCTGTCTGAATGTTTTCTATTAGTGTCTTTTGTGCTTTCTGGCCTAGTTTGATGTTAAGAAGAATTAGTAATAAGCAATAAggctttgttctcttcaccGTCCAAATTTTGTAGTTTATGTTTCAAGAATGGTCCGAGTTTTTCTAGCACGGTTGGATTTCGATTTTTTCTAGTCTAGTCTGATTTGATCTGTTTTTTTGTTGTCTGATATGATTTTGAAAAGAATAAGTAAtaaacaataagaataaggtgaaaAAAACATAATTTTAACTTATATCACCACTTACATTATTACTTCTTTTCTCATTGCCTCTAAAAATGCTTCCTCCAATAgatacactataaaattatgCATTATTAGAGACGGATACTATAAACATCTCAAACTTGAGACGGATTACTAAAATTTCGTCTCTAAATTTAAATTGAGATAGAATTGTATATGGAGTTTCAAAACTTATGTCTAAAATTTGTAAACGATTTGCCAAATgtctcaattttttttgagacgccctctatagacactacaagaaattgtactattaacgacgggaaatcccgtcgctaaaagcCAATAagtgttgattaacgacgggattttccgtcgtgaacccgtcataaaagggtgCCGTCGTTAACGTACAATCCCGTCATTAACccatcgtaaaagacatttgcgacggttgttcccgtctttgttgggttgttatcctCGTCGCAAAAGCTTTTTTCAAcgggatttttacccgtcgttattaagttgtcataaaagatacaaatttttgtagtgagAGACGCCATATTTCTgtctcaaatccgtctctaatcattatttagagacggatttggatTATTTAGAGACGAAAATTCTTGTCtacataaaataattattttgtaGTGATACAACAACTTTCTAACGATGTATATGTGGATATTTGGTGCAGGTAAGACTAGTAAAGATGGTGAATGAAGCTACGGCCAATATTCCTGGTTGGGAAACTCTTTAATTGACGTCTTATGAACATAACATACACATAATTCGTGTACAAAGTATAGAAGGTGTTTTTAGTTAGTTGggattaaaaaagaaaatgtacTTGATCGAAATTGAAAG encodes:
- the LOC110783235 gene encoding hydroxyproline O-arabinosyltransferase NOD3, producing the protein MKNVMSVRKTVNRGSLFLYVAITIGFCFATYCALLLSAHDRARVDPVIKMPEERKRAGFQNPKKLFHVAVTATDTPYSKWQCRIMYYWYKKVKDLPGSGMGGFTRVLHSGRADNLMEEIPSFVVDPLPDGIDRGYVVLNRPWAFVQWLERATIEEEYVLMGEPDHIFLKPLPNLAYGKYPAAYPFFYIQPAQNEKIIRKFYPKGSISNVDPIGNSPVIITKSQLKKIAPTWLNISLQIKNDPEADRTFGWVQEMYAYAIASALHGVKHILHKNFMVQPPWDLDIGSKTYIIHFTYGCDYTMKGNLTYGKIGEWRFDKRLYLNGPPPKNLTLPPPGVPETVVRLVKMVNEATANIPGWETL